From Epinephelus lanceolatus isolate andai-2023 chromosome 5, ASM4190304v1, whole genome shotgun sequence, the proteins below share one genomic window:
- the LOC117262861 gene encoding tripartite motif-containing protein 14 — MGASLDTPTRCPLCDELTRDPVTLKCNHRFCQRCIGDLWSVSPNGPYHCPEFRCKTVYQNLPFNTQRTPRSQPPSTAGTSSNDNPNAFDSILRRPSLSSRLLGKRKASTPVSEQPETKRSTVESPHERSNETETATTSFSDKPGQSTSVETPKKTVHPESTQSERSDGISSGDNSDSKAVPASDVPQDISTQQSQQQSEDVVSLDDSDTSNEVDICDAPTVTTPKKDTQVTGIQASPKIPASSANFVPFPGVSTPGKGKSPVHHVSKPPLISTKHPAAASGSPSHVGIFPGSASKNASPVPCHYCPKTRCQSAVKTCLVCGASMCTEHLRPHLESPVFQNHTLVPPMEDFSPWRCQEHQEINRIYCRQCGVCVCTVCTVIGSHRDHVCISIREAESELRGNLKEEINQLQVAEQEVKNRLTELKQKKETFRVVLSEARAGVQQQYGTIREALEQEEQTALECVTKEESRVLGGLEEKLGYLQSSLQSIQQGLHTLEGLADAKGDKRIQDQLFIMEYSKVAQLSSEMGNCVDQFEAPEEVDRGRLNCLQKWTEKRLDTVVITVPGKHRDLYRLLYGTVPLLDADTAHPKLQLSDNNKRVAYSETQQVYTEHEARFSSFPQVLASCLLGEGRWYWEVNVPVDEGRWKVGLCEGQIERKGQKDNSRLGFNSYSWCLASDRRKVEALHNKVAVPVDADGLQRVGVFLDFEEGVLSFFNVTPGGSLALMHSFKHRFTDALFPALSVSKTHLAICDLFES; from the exons ATGGGAGCGTCGTTGGACACCCCGACGAGGTGTCCCCTGTGCGACGAACTGACCCGGGACCCCGTCACTTTGAAATGCAACCACCGGTTCTGCCAGCGGTGTATCGGAGACTTGTGGAGCGTCTCCCCGAACGGGCCGTACCACTGTCCGGAGTTTAGGTGTAAAACAGTGTACCAGAATCTGCCGTTTAATACCCAACGGACGCCCAGGAGTCAGCCTCCCAGCACCGCAG GCACATCCAGTAATGACAACCCAAATGCATTTGACTCCATATTGCGGAGGCCCTCACTCAGTAGCCGACTTCTGGGGAAGAGAAAAGCCAGCACACCTGTATCAGAGCAACCTGAAACAAAGCGATCAACTGTGGAATCTCCCCATGAGCGTTCAAACGAAACCGAGACTGCCACCACTTCCTTCTCAGATAAACCCGGGCAGTCAACCAGTGTGGAGACACCCAAGAAAACAGTGCACCCAGAATCTACACAGTCTGAGCGCAGTGATGGCATATCCTCAGGTGACAACTCTGACAGCAAGGCAGTACCTGCAAGTGATGTGCCACAAGACATCTCAACCCAACAGAGCCAGCAACAATCAGAGGATGTCGTCTCATTGGATGACTCTGACACCTCCAATGAAGTAGATATATGTGATGCACCTACTGttacaacccccaaaaaggacACACAAGTGACAGGAATTCAAGCCTCACCAAAGATACCTGCCTCATCTGCCAACTTTGTTCCCTTTCCTGGGGTCTCAACTCCAGGTAAAGGTAAATCTCCTGTACATCACGTCAGCAAGCCTCCCCTGATATCCACCAAACATCCTGCTGCTGCCTCAGGATCCCCAAGTCATGTTGGCATCTTCCCAGGGTCAGCCAGCAAAAATGCCAGCCCTGTGCCCTGCCATTATTGCCCTAAAACCAGGTGTCAGTCTGCTGTGAAGACCTGTCTGGTGTGCGGAGCATCCATGTGTACAGAGCACCTGCGTCCCCACCTGGAGTCCCCTGTCTTCCAGAATCACACTCTGGTTCCTCCCATGGAGGATTTTTCTCCCTGGAGGTGCCAGGAGCACCAGGAGATAAATCGCATCTACTGTCGGcagtgtggagtgtgtgtgtgcacggtgTGTACAGTCATAGGCTCGCATCGTGACCACGTCTGCATCAGCATCAGGGAGGCAGAGAGTGAGCTCAGG GGTAACCTAAAAGAAGAAATCAATCAGCTACAGGTGGCTGAACAGGAAGTAAAGAACAGATTGACTGAACTCAAGCAGAAGAAAGAAACCTTCAGA GTGGTTTTAAGTGAGGCTCGAGCCGGGGTGCAGCAGCAGTACGGAACCATCAGAGAGGCcctggagcaggaggagcaaaCAGCTCTCGAGTGTGTGACGAAGGAGGAGAGCAGGGTTCTGGGGGGACTAGAGGAGAAACTCGGCTACCTCCAGAGCTCCCTGCAATCCATCCAGCAAGGCCTCCACACCCTGGAGGGGCTGGCTGATGCAAAGGGGGACAAACGTATTCAGGACCAGCTCTTCATTATG GAATACAGCAAGGTCGCCCAACT GTCTAGTGAAATGGGGAACTGTGTGGACCAGTTCGAGGCTCCAGAGGAAGTGGATCGTGGCCGGCTGAACTGTCTGCAGAAGTGGACCGAAAAACGTCTCGACACAGTCGTCATCACCGTGCCAGGCAAACACAGAGACCTCTACAGACTGCTCt ATGGCACCGTCCCCTTGTTGGATGCAGATACTGCCCATCccaagctgcagctgtctgataaCAACAAGAGAGTGGCCTACAGCGAAACCCAGCAGGTCTACACAGAGCACGAGGCTCGCTTCAGCTCCTTTCCTCAGGTCCTGGCCTCCTGTCTCCTGGGGGAGGGGCGCTGGTACTGGGAGGTGAATGTGCCTGTGGATGAAGGCCGCTGGAAGGTTGGGCTCTGTGAGGGTCAGATAGAGAGGAAAGGCCAAAAGGACAACTCTCGTCTGGGCTTCAACTCGTACTCCTGGTGCCTGGCCAGTGACAGAAGGAAGGTGGAAGCTCTGCATAACAAGGTGGCGGTTCCTGTGGATGCAGACGGGCTGCAGAGGGTAGGAGTGTTCCTCGACTTTGAGGAGGGCGTTTTATCATTCTTTAATGTGACACCAGGGGGCAGTCTAGCTTTGATGCATTCCTT